One window of Inquilinus sp. Marseille-Q2685 genomic DNA carries:
- a CDS encoding carbohydrate ABC transporter permease, with translation MTDAALPSRAIRPAGTVWFLASAILALMTVAPLLWMLSIAFKGPEEIFDPGLIPARPTLENFLYVFTEVDFLRFLLNTLVVAGSVTVIALLFHSMAGYALARLRFPGREAIFLGMFATFLISLPVIIVPLFILVRQLGLVNSYGGLIIPAIFNAFGIFLLRQFYLNVPRELEEAAFIDGAGHWRVYWSIVLPLSRPILAALAIFFFLANWNAFLWPLTITTDPKLWVVQVAVASFQAQYSASWNYIMAASTVVALPTLLLFMLFQRQIVESIKTGGLK, from the coding sequence ATGACTGACGCCGCCCTCCCCTCCCGCGCCATCCGCCCGGCCGGTACGGTCTGGTTCCTGGCCTCGGCCATTCTGGCGCTGATGACCGTGGCGCCGCTGCTGTGGATGCTGTCGATCGCCTTCAAGGGGCCGGAGGAGATCTTCGACCCCGGGCTGATCCCGGCGCGGCCGACCCTGGAGAACTTTCTCTACGTCTTCACCGAGGTCGATTTCCTGCGCTTCCTGCTGAACACTTTGGTCGTGGCCGGATCGGTGACGGTGATCGCCCTCCTGTTCCACTCCATGGCCGGCTACGCCCTGGCCCGGCTGCGCTTCCCGGGGCGGGAGGCGATCTTCCTCGGCATGTTCGCGACCTTCCTGATCTCGCTGCCGGTGATCATCGTGCCGCTGTTCATCCTGGTACGGCAGCTCGGCTTGGTGAACAGCTATGGCGGGCTGATCATCCCGGCGATCTTCAACGCCTTCGGCATATTCCTCTTGCGCCAGTTCTACCTGAACGTGCCGCGCGAGCTGGAGGAGGCGGCGTTCATCGACGGCGCCGGCCACTGGCGGGTGTATTGGAGCATCGTGCTGCCGCTGTCGCGGCCGATCCTGGCCGCCCTGGCGATCTTCTTCTTCCTGGCCAACTGGAACGCCTTCCTGTGGCCGCTGACCATCACCACCGACCCGAAGCTGTGGGTGGTGCAGGTCGCGGTCGCCAGCTTCCAGGCGCAGTACTCGGCCTCCTGGAACTACATCATGGCCGCCTCCACCGTGGTGGCGCTGCCGACCCTGCTGCTGTTCATGCTGTTCCAGCGGCAGATCGTGGAATCGATCAAGACGGGCGGCCTGAAATAG
- a CDS encoding glycoside hydrolase family 172 protein: MQSNAGLSPLRGLAKLRQARTRRFSSWDRTGGNDDRLHIAPGETVTIAETSGAGVVTHIWVTINCASRHALRKIVLRAWWDGEAEPSVECPLGDFFGMGHAQTRNFASLPLQMSPQDGRGFNCYFPMPFGSYMRFAVTNEAEHELLFYYYIDLELHDALEDGLGRFHAQWRRAAPQPFDEAGLSNEEVLFGGVTTDSAKNHTILDAAGHGHYVGCLLSVYSLRRSRSWDWYGEGDDMIFVDGEPGISVPDAGRKRQIAAEAPQPVIAERPESAPGANDAWPPTLHGTGTEDYFNTAWCPNQEYSAPYHGIIAGGGPNWQEPVTLYRFHIEDPVVFKRSIRVTIERGHANRRDDEVSSTAFWYQAEPHKPFPPLPAVADRLPSFRAPFEERG, translated from the coding sequence ATGCAGAGCAATGCCGGATTGTCGCCGCTGCGCGGCCTCGCCAAGCTGCGCCAGGCTCGCACCCGCCGCTTCTCCAGCTGGGACCGCACCGGCGGCAACGACGACCGGCTGCACATCGCCCCGGGGGAGACGGTGACGATCGCCGAAACGTCGGGTGCGGGCGTGGTCACCCACATCTGGGTCACCATCAACTGCGCCAGCCGGCATGCCCTGCGCAAGATCGTGCTGCGCGCCTGGTGGGACGGCGAGGCCGAGCCCAGCGTCGAATGCCCGCTGGGCGACTTCTTCGGCATGGGCCACGCCCAAACCCGGAACTTCGCCAGCCTGCCGCTGCAGATGAGCCCGCAGGACGGCCGCGGCTTCAACTGCTACTTCCCGATGCCGTTCGGCAGCTACATGCGCTTCGCCGTGACCAACGAGGCCGAGCACGAGCTGCTGTTCTACTACTACATCGACCTCGAGCTGCACGACGCGCTGGAGGACGGCCTCGGCCGTTTCCACGCCCAGTGGCGCCGGGCCGCGCCGCAGCCCTTCGACGAGGCCGGCCTTTCCAACGAGGAGGTGCTGTTCGGCGGCGTCACCACCGATAGCGCGAAGAACCACACCATCCTCGACGCCGCCGGGCACGGCCACTATGTCGGCTGCCTGCTGAGCGTCTATTCGCTGCGCCGGTCGCGCAGTTGGGACTGGTACGGCGAGGGCGACGACATGATCTTCGTCGACGGCGAGCCCGGCATCTCCGTGCCCGATGCCGGCCGCAAGCGGCAGATCGCGGCCGAGGCGCCGCAGCCGGTGATCGCCGAACGGCCGGAGAGCGCGCCCGGCGCCAACGACGCCTGGCCGCCGACGCTGCACGGCACCGGCACCGAAGACTATTTCAACACCGCCTGGTGCCCGAACCAGGAGTATTCCGCCCCCTATCACGGCATCATCGCCGGCGGCGGCCCGAACTGGCAGGAGCCGGTGACGCTGTACCGCTTCCACATCGAGGATCCGGTGGTGTTCAAGCGGTCGATCCGCGTCACCATCGAGCGCGGCCACGCCAACCGGCGCGACGACGAGGTGTCGAGCACCGCCTTCTGGTATCAGGCCGAGCCGCACAAGCCCTTCCCGCCCCTGCCCGCCGTCGCCGACCGGCTGCCGAGTTTCCGCGCGCCCTTCGAGGAGCGCGGCTGA
- a CDS encoding sodium:proton antiporter, protein MPETFDASAVVILVLGALVLLSAWLPLVVRRLPLSLPIVAVGIGVVAPHGPWIDRASAFLLQERVLEQAVEFIILVALMGAGLRVERPFGWRRWQATWRLLGIAMPLTIATMAALCWAALGLPWAAALLVAAALAPTDPVLACDVQAGPPGEEEGGEVRFALTSEAGLNDGLAFPFVVLAMTLAATPLESAWVHWLAGDVIWRIGCGALIGYAAGRVFGWLTFRLPRLKLSRTGDGLVAVGVTLISFGVTELAAGYGFVAVFIAAVTLRATDRSSDFHGAMAEFSEQIERVLMVVVLLVFGAAVGTGALARLEWRDVLVGAALLLVIRPLCGWVSLIGTKLPRAARGLMAFFGIRGLGTFYYMAYALGRAEFPDAGRLWAITSFAVLGSIVMHGIASTPLMAWADRRRRAAARPTRSGHSERRRA, encoded by the coding sequence ATGCCCGAGACGTTCGACGCTTCGGCCGTCGTCATCCTGGTCCTCGGCGCGCTGGTCCTGCTGTCGGCCTGGCTGCCGCTGGTGGTCCGCCGCCTGCCGCTGTCGCTGCCGATCGTCGCCGTCGGCATCGGCGTCGTCGCGCCGCACGGTCCCTGGATCGATCGCGCCTCCGCCTTCCTGCTCCAGGAGCGGGTGCTGGAACAGGCGGTGGAGTTCATCATCCTGGTGGCGCTGATGGGGGCGGGCCTCCGGGTCGAGCGTCCCTTCGGCTGGCGCCGCTGGCAGGCGACCTGGCGGCTGCTCGGCATCGCCATGCCGCTGACCATCGCCACGATGGCGGCGCTGTGCTGGGCGGCCCTCGGCCTGCCCTGGGCGGCGGCCCTGCTGGTCGCCGCCGCGCTGGCGCCGACCGATCCGGTCCTGGCGTGCGACGTGCAGGCCGGTCCGCCGGGGGAGGAGGAGGGCGGCGAGGTGCGCTTCGCCCTGACCTCCGAGGCCGGCCTCAACGATGGTTTGGCCTTCCCCTTCGTCGTGCTGGCGATGACGCTCGCGGCCACGCCGCTGGAGTCGGCCTGGGTCCATTGGCTGGCGGGCGACGTGATCTGGAGGATCGGCTGCGGCGCGCTGATCGGCTACGCCGCCGGCCGCGTCTTCGGCTGGCTGACCTTCCGGCTGCCGCGCCTGAAGCTGTCGCGCACCGGCGACGGGCTGGTCGCCGTCGGCGTCACCTTGATCTCCTTCGGCGTGACCGAACTCGCCGCCGGCTACGGCTTCGTCGCCGTGTTCATCGCCGCGGTGACGCTGCGGGCCACGGACCGCAGCAGCGACTTCCATGGCGCGATGGCCGAGTTCTCGGAACAGATCGAGCGCGTGCTGATGGTCGTCGTGCTCCTGGTGTTCGGTGCCGCGGTCGGGACCGGCGCGCTGGCCCGGCTGGAATGGAGGGACGTGCTGGTCGGCGCCGCCCTGCTGCTGGTCATCCGCCCGCTGTGCGGCTGGGTCAGCCTGATCGGCACGAAGCTGCCGCGCGCCGCCCGCGGCCTCATGGCCTTCTTCGGCATCCGCGGCCTCGGCACCTTCTACTACATGGCCTATGCGCTGGGCCGGGCGGAGTTTCCGGACGCCGGCCGGCTGTGGGCGATCACGTCCTTCGCGGTCCTCGGGTCGATCGTGATGCACGGCATCGCCTCGACGCCGCTGATGGCCTGGGCCGATCGCCGGCGCAGGGCGGCGGCACGTCCGACGCGGAGCGGACACAGCGAGCGCCGCCGAGCATAG
- a CDS encoding helix-turn-helix domain-containing protein gives MRGEQPYSCGLGPAFEVIGGKWKALILWEIQAEPRRFGELKRLVPGISEKMLIQQLREMEADGLVHREVFHEVPPRVEYSVTALGTSLNQALGPLADWGEKHAEGIGAVRQRREPHGMSEPAS, from the coding sequence ATGAGGGGAGAGCAGCCCTACAGCTGCGGCCTGGGACCCGCCTTCGAGGTTATCGGCGGCAAATGGAAGGCTCTGATCCTGTGGGAGATCCAGGCCGAGCCCCGCCGGTTCGGTGAGCTGAAGAGGCTGGTGCCGGGGATCAGCGAGAAGATGCTGATCCAGCAGCTGCGGGAGATGGAGGCGGACGGCCTGGTCCACCGCGAGGTGTTCCATGAGGTGCCGCCGCGGGTGGAGTATTCGGTGACTGCGCTCGGCACCTCGCTCAACCAGGCGCTGGGCCCCCTGGCCGATTGGGGCGAGAAGCATGCGGAGGGGATCGGCGCGGTCCGGCAGCGTCGGGAACCGCACGGCATGTCGGAACCGGCATCGTAG
- a CDS encoding (2Fe-2S)-binding protein has product MDAEPNTIESPEDGAAEAALRVNGRTRRLRIDPRVTLLDALRDHLGLTGAKKGCDRGECGACTVHIDGRRALSCLTLAVMAEGREITTIEGLAESDRLHPVQAAFIEHDAFQCGFCTPGQIMSAVACIREGHAGSDDEIREFMSGNLCRCAAYPQIVAAVRAAAATTGA; this is encoded by the coding sequence ATGGACGCCGAACCCAACACCATTGAATCTCCCGAGGATGGGGCAGCGGAGGCGGCCCTGCGGGTCAATGGCCGCACGCGCCGTCTCCGGATCGATCCTCGGGTCACGCTCCTCGACGCGCTGCGGGACCATCTCGGCTTGACCGGGGCCAAGAAAGGCTGCGACCGCGGCGAATGCGGCGCCTGCACGGTGCATATCGACGGCCGCAGGGCGCTGTCGTGCCTGACGCTCGCGGTCATGGCCGAGGGCCGCGAGATCACCACGATCGAGGGCCTCGCCGAGAGCGACCGGCTGCACCCCGTGCAGGCCGCCTTCATCGAGCATGACGCGTTCCAGTGCGGCTTCTGCACCCCGGGGCAGATCATGTCGGCGGTCGCCTGCATCCGCGAGGGGCATGCCGGCTCGGACGACGAGATCCGTGAGTTCATGAGCGGCAATCTCTGCCGCTGCGCCGCCTATCCGCAGATCGTCGCCGCGGTGCGGGCCGCGGCGGCCACGACCGGAGCCTGA
- a CDS encoding xanthine dehydrogenase family protein subunit M, which yields MQSFAYERAATLAQAIGAAAEPGTAVIAGGTELLNWMKDGIAAPRRLVDLNHLPGLDSVTADASGLRIGALARMSDLAEHPAIRRDWPAVSQALLQSASAQIRTMASIGGNLMQRTRCPYFRAEVELPCNRRRPGSGCAALAGEDRSGAIFGWTEQCVATHPSDVAVALAALDAVVHVDGPGGPRAIPIADFHPLPDHGLIRESVLEPGELITAIEVPASAAARRSHYLKLRERASYEFALVSAAVGLDLDGPVIREARIALGGVAAKPWRLREAEEALRGVMQADEPALRRALDAGFAEARPLRRNGFKVELAKRAVIRALQIVGGVA from the coding sequence ATGCAGAGCTTCGCCTATGAGCGGGCAGCGACCCTCGCACAAGCGATCGGGGCCGCGGCCGAGCCGGGCACGGCGGTGATCGCCGGCGGCACCGAGCTGCTGAACTGGATGAAGGACGGCATCGCCGCGCCGCGGCGCCTCGTCGATCTGAACCACCTGCCCGGCCTGGACAGCGTCACGGCGGACGCAAGCGGCCTCAGGATCGGGGCGCTGGCCCGGATGAGCGACCTGGCCGAGCACCCGGCGATCCGGCGCGACTGGCCGGCCGTCTCGCAGGCGCTGCTGCAGAGCGCTTCCGCCCAGATCCGCACCATGGCCTCGATCGGCGGCAACCTGATGCAGCGCACGCGCTGCCCCTATTTCCGGGCCGAGGTCGAGCTGCCCTGCAACCGGCGCCGGCCGGGCAGCGGCTGCGCGGCGCTGGCGGGCGAGGACCGGTCGGGCGCGATCTTCGGCTGGACCGAGCAGTGCGTCGCGACCCATCCGTCGGACGTGGCGGTGGCGCTGGCCGCGCTCGATGCCGTGGTGCATGTGGACGGCCCCGGCGGGCCGCGCGCGATCCCGATCGCGGACTTTCATCCCCTGCCCGACCACGGGTTGATCCGAGAGTCCGTGCTGGAGCCCGGGGAGCTGATCACCGCGATCGAGGTGCCGGCCTCCGCCGCCGCGCGGCGGTCGCACTACCTCAAGCTGCGCGAACGGGCATCCTACGAATTCGCGCTGGTCTCGGCAGCTGTCGGGCTCGACCTCGACGGCCCGGTGATCCGCGAGGCGCGGATCGCGCTCGGCGGCGTCGCGGCGAAGCCATGGCGCCTGAGAGAAGCGGAAGAAGCCCTGCGGGGCGTTATGCAGGCGGACGAACCCGCCCTGCGGCGCGCCTTGGACGCCGGCTTCGCCGAGGCGCGGCCGCTGCGCCGGAACGGCTTCAAGGTGGAGCTGGCCAAACGTGCCGTCATCCGGGCGCTGCAGATCGTAGGAGGCGTGGCATGA
- a CDS encoding xanthine dehydrogenase family protein molybdopterin-binding subunit — MSGEIGQAVSRRDGPAKVTGAARYAADTPSAGAVHAVIVPATRPRARITAIDLGRASAAAGVIRIFTHENAPRFGQVTVVLAEDNLPPLQGDRVLYEGQPVALVVAGTPEQATEAARLVRVDYDEEPFDADFLADPDRAELVTEFFGLPLDTAWGDVAAARHESDAGVEAVYVTADRHHNPIEPGAILAVWQDGQLTVHDSTQGVAEERDALAQALGLDPERVRVRNDFIGGSFGAKLWGLPHQLLAAMAARELGRPVKLVLTRAQSYTAWGYQSATRQTVALSARADGTLTGLHHDVVAAGSHIGHYVEAAGWDTPAMYATPNFKISHRRRRLDRASPSAMRSPFGGVGLVAVEIAMDELADRLGMDPLELRLRNYAEAYPADGRPFSSKRLRECYAEGARRFGWSGRPPAPRSIRDGRDLIGWGMATAVLRAFRFPATARIGIDRDGRVLVETATHDVGQGLSTILRQIAADALGVAVERVNLAIADTTLPRTTFTGGSSTSMSVGSAVQAAATALREKLVEAGANGPEGYAGALARLGVERLSAEGEWSPADNETTPPIFSFGAVFAEVRVDRDIPIPRVSRVVGVYDAGRILNPKTARSQMTGGIIWGIGQALLERSEMDPRLGRFLSKNLAGYLVPVNADVSEIDVAFVEAPDPHASPLGARGIGELGAIGIGAAIANAVSHAAGVRVRELPIRPEHLMA, encoded by the coding sequence ATGAGCGGCGAAATCGGGCAGGCGGTCAGCCGCCGGGACGGTCCGGCGAAGGTCACCGGCGCGGCACGCTACGCCGCCGACACGCCCTCGGCCGGCGCCGTCCATGCCGTGATCGTTCCGGCAACCCGGCCGAGGGCCCGCATCACGGCGATCGATCTCGGCCGGGCATCGGCCGCGGCCGGCGTGATCCGCATCTTCACCCATGAGAATGCACCGCGCTTCGGCCAGGTGACCGTGGTGCTGGCGGAGGACAACCTGCCGCCGCTGCAGGGCGACCGAGTCCTCTACGAAGGCCAGCCGGTGGCGCTGGTGGTCGCCGGGACGCCGGAGCAAGCGACTGAGGCGGCACGCCTCGTCCGCGTCGATTATGACGAGGAGCCGTTCGACGCGGATTTCCTCGCCGATCCGGATCGGGCCGAGCTGGTGACCGAGTTCTTCGGCCTGCCGCTCGACACCGCCTGGGGCGACGTGGCGGCGGCCCGGCACGAGTCCGATGCCGGGGTGGAGGCCGTCTATGTCACGGCCGATCGGCACCACAACCCGATCGAGCCGGGGGCGATCCTGGCGGTCTGGCAGGACGGGCAGCTCACCGTGCACGATTCGACGCAGGGGGTGGCGGAGGAGCGCGACGCGCTGGCCCAGGCGCTCGGACTCGACCCGGAGCGCGTGCGGGTGCGGAACGACTTCATCGGCGGCAGCTTCGGCGCCAAGCTCTGGGGCCTGCCGCACCAGCTGCTGGCAGCCATGGCGGCGCGGGAGCTGGGGCGCCCGGTGAAGCTGGTTCTGACCCGGGCCCAGTCCTACACGGCCTGGGGCTATCAATCGGCGACCCGCCAGACCGTGGCCCTGAGCGCCCGGGCCGACGGCACCTTGACCGGCCTGCATCACGACGTCGTGGCTGCAGGCTCCCATATCGGCCACTACGTCGAGGCGGCGGGCTGGGACACGCCCGCGATGTATGCCACGCCAAACTTCAAGATCAGCCATCGCCGTCGGCGGCTGGACCGCGCCAGCCCGTCGGCGATGCGGTCGCCCTTCGGCGGCGTCGGCCTGGTCGCGGTCGAGATCGCGATGGACGAGCTCGCCGACCGCCTCGGCATGGACCCGCTCGAGCTCCGGCTCCGCAACTACGCCGAGGCCTATCCGGCCGACGGCCGCCCCTTCTCGTCCAAGCGGCTGCGGGAGTGCTACGCGGAGGGCGCGCGACGGTTCGGCTGGTCCGGCCGGCCGCCGGCGCCGCGGTCGATACGCGACGGCCGGGACCTGATCGGCTGGGGCATGGCGACCGCGGTGCTGCGGGCGTTCCGCTTTCCGGCCACGGCGCGGATCGGCATCGACCGCGACGGCCGGGTGCTGGTCGAGACCGCCACCCACGATGTCGGCCAGGGGCTGAGCACCATCCTCCGGCAGATCGCCGCCGACGCGCTCGGCGTGGCGGTCGAGCGCGTGAACCTGGCGATCGCCGACACCACCCTGCCCCGGACCACGTTCACCGGCGGCTCCTCGACCTCGATGAGCGTCGGTTCCGCCGTCCAGGCCGCGGCTACGGCCTTGAGAGAGAAGCTGGTCGAGGCCGGCGCCAACGGGCCCGAGGGCTATGCCGGCGCTCTGGCGCGGCTCGGCGTCGAGCGGCTGTCCGCCGAAGGCGAGTGGTCGCCGGCCGACAATGAGACGACCCCGCCGATCTTCAGCTTCGGGGCGGTGTTCGCCGAGGTGCGGGTCGACCGCGACATCCCGATCCCGAGGGTCAGCCGCGTCGTCGGCGTCTACGACGCCGGCCGGATCCTCAATCCCAAGACCGCGCGTAGCCAGATGACCGGCGGCATCATCTGGGGGATCGGCCAGGCGCTGTTGGAGAGATCGGAGATGGATCCTCGTCTCGGCCGGTTCCTGTCGAAGAACCTGGCCGGCTATCTGGTGCCGGTGAACGCCGATGTCAGCGAGATCGACGTCGCCTTCGTCGAGGCGCCCGACCCGCATGCCAGCCCGCTCGGCGCCCGCGGCATCGGCGAGCTGGGCGCCATCGGCATCGGCGCGGCGATCGCCAACGCCGTATCCCACGCCGCCGGCGTGCGGGTGCGCGAGCTGCCGATCCGGCCGGAGCATCTGATGGCGTGA
- a CDS encoding carbohydrate ABC transporter permease — protein MRADLSPRARLAIYGLMCVLAIPFVFPTWWMVTSSFKPVQEIFAFPPALLPRSFDLDAYRQVFALQPFALQYWNSLYIAAVVTFGTMAVASLAGYAFARIRFPGQNAVFMVVLLALLVPSEVTIVPLFRFFLGLGLVNTHWPLILVPILGAPCVLATFIMRQFFITLPPELEEAGRIDGLGRFGLFWRIALPLARPALGAVAIFTFLHSWNLYLEPIVFLSSTEKFTLPQALTQYVDAYGGPMWNVQLAAVTLTALPVLIVFVLAQRQFIEGLAHTGLKG, from the coding sequence ATGAGGGCTGATCTCTCCCCCCGCGCGCGCTTGGCGATCTACGGGCTGATGTGCGTGCTGGCCATCCCCTTCGTCTTCCCGACCTGGTGGATGGTCACCTCCTCCTTCAAGCCGGTGCAGGAGATCTTCGCCTTCCCGCCGGCGCTGCTGCCGCGCAGCTTCGACCTCGACGCCTACCGCCAGGTGTTCGCGCTGCAGCCCTTCGCCCTGCAGTACTGGAACAGCCTGTACATCGCCGCGGTGGTGACGTTCGGCACCATGGCGGTGGCCTCGCTTGCCGGCTACGCCTTTGCCCGCATCCGCTTCCCGGGCCAGAACGCGGTGTTCATGGTCGTGCTGCTGGCGCTCCTGGTGCCCAGCGAGGTGACGATCGTGCCGCTGTTCCGCTTCTTCCTGGGGCTCGGCCTAGTCAACACCCACTGGCCCCTGATCCTGGTGCCGATCCTCGGCGCGCCCTGCGTGCTGGCGACCTTCATCATGCGCCAGTTCTTCATCACCCTGCCGCCGGAGCTGGAGGAGGCGGGAAGGATCGACGGGCTCGGCCGCTTCGGGCTGTTCTGGCGCATCGCCCTGCCGCTGGCCCGCCCGGCGCTGGGCGCCGTCGCCATCTTCACCTTCCTGCACAGCTGGAACCTGTATCTCGAACCGATTGTCTTCCTGTCCTCGACCGAGAAGTTCACCCTGCCGCAGGCCCTGACCCAGTATGTCGACGCCTATGGCGGGCCGATGTGGAACGTGCAGCTGGCGGCGGTGACCCTGACGGCGCTGCCGGTGCTGATCGTGTTCGTCCTCGCCCAGCGCCAGTTCATCGAGGGCCTGGCCCATACCGGGCTGAAGGGGTGA
- a CDS encoding carbohydrate ABC transporter permease — MTRASTMPAGPADTVEAAAPNRPFWTLRRRDALAGYLFVAPQLLGVALFVLMPLTLVAWYSLHEWNVLAGSFDYIGDANYRLLLADPELPGVLRATALFSIGLVALNLSLALLLAVLLNQRLRGMTVFRALFFSPVVVSLVAWTIVWGFLLQKDGGINGILAVFGITGPNWLRGETTAMLSVIVVQVFKNVGLNMVLFLAALQTVPRDLYEAARIEGAGRFAQFRRITLPLISPTILLTSIITIVGSLQVFAQIAVLTQGGPGISTTVLVYYLYQQAFQFHAFGYGSALAVLLFAIVAVLTFAQWQLRRRWVFHEG, encoded by the coding sequence ATGACGCGGGCCTCCACCATGCCGGCCGGTCCCGCCGACACCGTGGAGGCCGCCGCTCCGAACCGGCCGTTCTGGACGCTCCGGCGCCGCGACGCCCTGGCCGGCTATCTCTTCGTCGCGCCGCAGCTGCTGGGCGTCGCGCTGTTCGTGCTGATGCCGCTGACGCTGGTGGCCTGGTACAGCCTGCACGAATGGAACGTGCTGGCCGGCAGCTTCGACTACATCGGCGACGCCAACTACCGGCTGCTGCTGGCGGATCCGGAGCTGCCGGGGGTGCTGCGGGCCACCGCCCTGTTCTCGATCGGGCTCGTGGCGCTGAATCTCAGCCTGGCGCTGCTGCTGGCGGTGCTGCTGAACCAGCGCCTGCGCGGCATGACGGTGTTCCGGGCGCTGTTCTTCTCGCCGGTCGTGGTGTCGCTGGTGGCCTGGACCATCGTCTGGGGCTTCCTCCTGCAGAAGGACGGCGGCATCAACGGCATCTTGGCCGTGTTCGGCATCACCGGCCCCAACTGGCTGCGCGGCGAGACCACGGCGATGCTGTCGGTGATCGTGGTCCAGGTGTTCAAGAATGTCGGGCTGAACATGGTGCTGTTCCTGGCGGCGCTGCAGACCGTGCCGCGCGATCTGTACGAGGCGGCGCGGATCGAAGGCGCCGGCCGCTTCGCCCAGTTCCGCCGCATCACACTGCCGCTGATCAGCCCGACCATCCTCCTGACCTCGATCATCACCATCGTCGGGTCGCTGCAGGTCTTCGCCCAGATCGCGGTGCTGACCCAGGGCGGGCCGGGGATCTCGACCACCGTGCTGGTCTATTACCTGTACCAGCAGGCCTTCCAGTTCCACGCCTTCGGCTACGGTTCGGCCCTGGCGGTGCTGCTGTTCGCGATCGTCGCGGTGCTGACCTTCGCGCAGTGGCAGCTGCGCCGGCGGTGGGTGTTCCATGAGGGCTGA